acaaaaatcgtttctttttcgcgtctttgatttttccgttgttttccttttttccgttttttttttcctttttgagCGCGAGTCTGAAATTGGAAATGGAAAGGAAACCAGTCGAAAACGAAAATAGCGacagaaaatgatgatgtaTGTGTACAATATTTACCATTGGCAGCGgagagagaagaagaggcTGGGGAAGACGAGGAGAGACTAGTAAAAACGATAAATTTGTGTAGATTAGAAGTACCTGAAAATGAGGATTCACTTTGACAATTAGGTGACACAAATACCAACTATCATCTGGTGAGGGCATGACACACCAGTTCACGCACACAACGTCGGAGAGAAGGGCATCAACGGCCATTGTGGGGTCTGTTGGGCGGCCCGGGTTATTTGTGCCACAGGATTTCATCAAGTACAACAAGGACCAGATTGGATCGGCACTAACAAGTTTGGAAGACGGGTTGGATCCTGACGAATTGGAACAGGACGAACTGGAGGGGGGCTATCCGCTGTACGCCGACGAGGGGAACGACAGTACCAATGACAACGGCAATGACAACGGCAATGGTAATGATGACGACCCTAGTATGTCTTCTCGGTTACTGACCCCACATCGTCCCTGCCATTCCAACTCCTTCTCCAATGCAAATTCAAGGAGACAGTCCTTCCTCTTGTCTGAGGAGGCGGCGCTTTTGAAGGCAAACAGGATTCCCATAAGACGTTTGTCAACTGGTCTAGAAAACACGACCTCGTTATACAGCTCCACAAATAACAGTACAGGTGTTGCCGAGAGAAGCAATGCCGCTGAATATAACTACATCTCTCCCAACAACATTTGCACGGACCGTGTCTGTGATGTCGAAAACGACGAGGCAATTGTAGAGTCATGGGATGCGGCCGTCAAGATGGGCAAATTAAAGACAACAGTGGCTATCGAACtgaaatcaatatcaaGATCGTCGATACCCTTGGTAATCACGTTTCTCTTACAGAACTCGCTTTCGGTTTGCTCGATTCTAGCAGTTGGTCATATCTCCTCAGAGGCATTGGCGGGAATCACTTTAGGATCAATGACTTGCAATATAACGGCCATTGCAACAATAGCAGGCTTGGCATCATCTTTAGACACTTTTTTACCCCAAGCTTATGGGGCGAAAAAGTACCATTTGGTTGGAATTATCTTCCAGAGGTGTGTCGTGCTGATCTTCACAATCATGTCACTTGTATGTCTCTCGTGGTGGTTTTTCGCCGAACGTATATTGATCAACTTCTTACCCGATCCGAAATCGGCCAATTATGCAACTCAGTATTTGAAGGTCAACTCGTTTGGTATTCCCGGGTATATATTGTTTGAAACAGGGAAACGATTCTTACAATGTCAGGGTATCTTTGACGCTTCAACATAcgttttgtttgtttgtgcTCCACTGAATGCACTCATGAATTATACCTTGGTCTGGGTCATGGGCTTGGGATTTATTGGCGCTCCCATTGCAGTCTCAATCACTTATACATTGATGGCCGTTGGCTTGTACTTATACACAACTAGAACcagaaatcaaatcaacCCCATGAAATGCTGGACGAAATTCGAAATTAGTAGAGTCTGCCGCAATTGGGGGGAATTGGTGAAATTgtcaattccaaatttgatTATGATTGTATCCGAGTTTTTATCCTTTGAATTGATGACGCTCCTTTCCTCGTATTTGGGGACAAAACCTCTGGCAGCCCAGTCGATCTTGGCAACGATGGCATCCTTGACTTATCAGATTCCATACGGAGTTTCAATTGGTGCAGGTACAAGAATCGCCAATTTCCTAGGAGCCCAACTGCCCGAGTCCGCCTTCATTGCTTGCAAATCCTCATTTATATTCACATTGGTCATTGCAACCTTAAACTGCTCTATATTTCTCTTTGGCAAAGGATTCATTGCTTCAATCTTTACAaacgatgaagaagttaTAGAACTATCGAGTAGGGTGTTCCCCTGGTTGGCCTTTATGCAAATATTCGATGCGCTAAATTCCACCTCGGCTGGCTGTTTACGTGGTCAAGGGTTGCAGAGAATAGGAGGATACGTGAATCTCTTCAGCTACTATATAGTCGGGCTACCATTGGCTGCATTCTTTGCATTCTCTTGGCCTGCAGCCCATCCAATGGGATTGTCTGGCTTGTGGGCGGGCTCAACGGTGGccctcatcatcattggaTGCGTGCAGAGCTATTGCGTGCTAAATGCCAATTTCGACCAACTAGTGGATGACGCAATCAGAAGAAGTAATTCCTATTGATGGTTATCCACCTGACACTCCTCCAAGAGCCTCATCACcttgtttctcaaattgatGACGTTTATAATCTTTGTAACAGTAACCCTACTCTCTGCTTGGGCCACTTTCATGGACAACGAGTTGAATCCACCGTGAACTAGTTTTGCAGGATCCACTACTTTGGGGACATTGGCTTCCTCTTGTGTAGCTTCCACAACTCCTTTACTGAGTTTTCCATCCTTACGATTTCTCAGTTTGTCCCCATTTCTCTCCTGGCTCGTTGTTTCTAATGTCTTCTCCGCTACGAGCGTACTCTTGATATCCTGTCTGAGTGTGGACACTCCATTCTCATCAACGTCTATACGCACGCACGAGATGGCCAACCTTGGCGTCTCAGATAGTGTGAACCTAGCTTCATCCCGTTCGGTCAACCGCAACGATAACAGCCCTTTCATCACCACCGCCTCTGACTTCCTCTGACTCTTGATAAGCTCCTCATATGCAGACATATAAGCATCGTATGCAAGCGCTACCTCCTCCATGTGCTATTGCGAATACCTTGCCCTTGGGGACCGATGCCTCTAGAACAAAATTTACACATGTAGACACACACAAGGAAACAACTATACACTCTAAGAACGGACagcatgaaaaaaaaaggaaacttCTCTGATCGCGTTTGCATACCACACAGTGGCTACTTTTATCAGCTTGATGAAAGACTTGATGGGGTATTATACAATGGAAAAGAATACATACAAAAGCGGAAAAACGTCTACAAATCTAGCTGGCGGAGGGAGTCAAGAGATGTATTGCAACTGCACCCTATTTGGAGgtctttgaagaaatcgGACTCGGTTTCGTTGAATTGGAAGTCCGTGTCAATAATGGAGTCGGTATCGCCAAACGATACAGAATCTAAGAATGCCTTTGGGTCTTCCTCGAGCATATTTGAGACTGCCAACGAGTTGCGTGTGTTGAGTGTCTCTATAAACTTGCGGATCTCAAACTGGGTCTTGTCCAATAGTTTGGCCAAGTACTCTCTCTCTGACGGATCCTGCTCtactttcatcatcatcattatgGAATTCCGACAGTTTTTCGTCCTTGTAAACTCCTTGAGCTGTTTTCGAAAGGTAAACTCTGCAACCACAGCCTCCACTGGAGACGACAACTCAAGTTTCTCTAGCTTGACCGTATCCTCGTCTCCCTCTGTGTCCGAATCTTGATATATATCTAGATCCAGATCTAAATCTAAAGCtaaatttgagtttgagTTTGCATTTGAAGGTGACTTTGAGAATTTGTCAACACAGTTGTGTTTTCGCACCAGGGACTTGAACCTCTCAATTGGATCAATCGATATTGGAGGCAGCGGTGCCCTCCTAGCAGGTGCTGGAGGCGACTCTGCCTCCTCGTATATGGGAGGAGACGTGAAGAGCACTGCAGTGGGGGTGTGTTCATCTGGGCTAAAAGTATCTGTTGATTTATTGAGCAAAAGAAGAGGTCTGCTTTTGGTGTCTTCTATAGCTGGAGAAGGGGGGATCGATGCAGAGGATTCTGAGGCCAAACTCATCCTAAAACTAGTGGAGGATGTGCTAGTGTAGATGCTGGTAGTTGGCAGTGTGGAGACGGAATTGTGCCTCGAATGATTCTGAAGCATGGTATTTATAGAATGATCTGACCTTGAAGGCGGTATGGTTGGCATGTGTCGACTGACGCTTCTGGTGGGAGGCGGTGCAGGGTTGGTTCTTCCAAAGGAGGTGGCCCTAATGAGAGGTAAATCTCCCTGCTGGCCATGGGAGACCAGAGGAGTATGGGAGACATTGGGTTTCTCTGCACCAGTTCCCGTGTCTTGCAGTTGTGTGTGTTGTATTTGACCTACGTCGTTGGAGAGCGACATGTCGTCGATGCGATTGTGGTTGTAGTTGGTAGCATCAATATGTGCCACATGGTTGAAGGCGATTGGCGCCGAAATCGTCTTGGTGGTAATGCCACCATGAGAGGGGGATATATTTGAGGAATCAAACTGCCTGATGAATCTCGACAACTTGGACTCTTGTCTCTTGGCCAATCTCCCGCTGGCCATTCTGTTGTTATTTTCCAACCACAACGATTCTCC
The window above is part of the Pichia kudriavzevii chromosome 1, complete sequence genome. Proteins encoded here:
- a CDS encoding uncharacterized protein (PKUD0A04030; similar to Saccharomyces cerevisiae YHR032W (ERC1); ancestral locus Anc_5.276), which gives rise to MTHQFTHTTSERRASTAIVGSVGRPGLFVPQDFIKYNKDQIGSALTSLEDGLDPDELEQDELEGGYPLYADEGNDSTNDNGNDNGNGNDDDPSMSSRLLTPHRPCHSNSFSNANSRRQSFLLSEEAALLKANRIPIRRLSTGLENTTSLYSSTNNSTGVAERSNAAEYNYISPNNICTDRVCDVENDEAIVESWDAAVKMGKLKTTVAIELKSISRSSIPLVITFLLQNSLSVCSILAVGHISSEALAGITLGSMTCNITAIATIAGLASSLDTFLPQAYGAKKYHLVGIIFQRCVVLIFTIMSLVCLSWWFFAERILINFLPDPKSANYATQYLKVNSFGIPGYILFETGKRFLQCQGIFDASTYVLFVCAPLNALMNYTLVWVMGLGFIGAPIAVSITYTLMAVGLYLYTTRTRNQINPMKCWTKFEISRVCRNWGELVKLSIPNLIMIVSEFLSFELMTLLSSYLGTKPLAAQSILATMASLTYQIPYGVSIGAGTRIANFLGAQLPESAFIACKSSFIFTLVIATLNCSIFLFGKGFIASIFTNDEEVIELSSRVFPWLAFMQIFDALNSTSAGCLRGQGLQRIGGYVNLFSYYIVGLPLAAFFAFSWPAAHPMGLSGLWAGSTVALIIIGCVQSYCVLNANFDQLVDDAIRRSNSY
- a CDS encoding uncharacterized protein (PKUD0A04040), with amino-acid sequence MNSGESLWLENNNRMASGRLAKRQESKLSRFIRQFDSSNISPSHGGITTKTISAPIAFNHVAHIDATNYNHNRIDDMSLSNDVGQIQHTQLQDTGTGAEKPNVSHTPLVSHGQQGDLPLIRATSFGRTNPAPPPTRSVSRHMPTIPPSRSDHSINTMLQNHSRHNSVSTLPTTSIYTSTSSTSFRMSLASESSASIPPSPAIEDTKSRPLLLLNKSTDTFSPDEHTPTAVLFTSPPIYEEAESPPAPARRAPLPPISIDPIERFKSLVRKHNCVDKFSKSPSNANSNSNLALDLDLDLDIYQDSDTEGDEDTVKLEKLELSSPVEAVVAEFTFRKQLKEFTRTKNCRNSIMMMMKVEQDPSEREYLAKLLDKTQFEIRKFIETLNTRNSLAVSNMLEEDPKAFLDSVSFGDTDSIIDTDFQFNETESDFFKDLQIGCSCNTSLDSLRQLDL